In the Vanacampus margaritifer isolate UIUO_Vmar chromosome 9, RoL_Vmar_1.0, whole genome shotgun sequence genome, GGAGCTTTGTTATGCACATGTATGACCTGATATGTACGTGCCAGggttataaaagtttttttttttttttaattacagttaatTATATGTGGGCTTTTGTGTTTTAATTCTTTTAGAACAAATTTGTCAATTTCTATTTTTCAGCAATTTTCcgttagtatttttttgttttgttttatttatttaattttatatatggACAATTCgttgagtgttaaaaaaaaagttgactgagtattgtgtaataaagttaACTACAATTCTGAAACAATTGTTTGACTTTCCTTGTTCTGTACAGAAACACAGCAATACAGTatcaaaaatacatacatttaaaatcaagccCAAAATCTCACGTATGATATGAattgacaaacacaaaaacggcagaggtcaagacacacacccgactccaAATGATTCGTGACCCCGCTTGGCCATCAGTGGCTGCATGCGATCAGGCTACATTTGTCGGTCTTTCTGCGCTGCTTGGAATCTGGtacgctcagtagtcgacttgtagCTGTTGTGACGGTACGTCGTGCGATTTCTGTATTATTGTAATCGCTTCTTACTATgtcgaggggaaaaaaagtgttctatAAATACAGAGTTGAGTTGAATGAcgggagtcagcgtcctaactgcatgacttTTAGTATATTCTAGTGTAGAACACAATCAAGTAAAAGAAAAGGAAGACTTCCTGAAACTGCAAGCAGATGCAAGAACAAAACGCTTTCTGAATTTAAGGTGAAGAGAGTCCGATTCCATGAAATGGAAATggaattttctattttaaatgtagcTAGTTTTCAAGGTGCTTCTGTTAGTTTTTGTCAGGTTTAGTTAAAAAATGCTgacttttagttagttttgctattagttttttttttattatgttgtgtattacttgtgtgcaatatttaataaacaccatggtaaaatgaaaaaaacaacaacacacttcTTACCGAGCGTTGCGTTTCAgctgaattaaataaaaaagcaggcaaggccaaaagtcaaacaaatttGCCACCTAGGCGCGATGTCATTtacttttctattggctgctgttagatgatgtcacttctgtgcgacatactttcaaacgtccttattccagttaatattgaaataaatatacttctAAAATCAACCCTAAaggtattaaaattaattaccaagacgaaaactaaggacattttcactaaaatTATAAATAGTCTTAGTTTGTTAgtcgtcttttttattttttttattttttttaagcattttggtttttattttgtttcgttaatgaaaatgtttttggaattttagtttGAGCTAAAATAACCCAGtttattttgttcaccagtaaaccctataccgaccttgaatgttatttttcaataaagaaggcgCATATGAAACGGGTGTGGTTCCGTACCTCCAACGAGGTTAAGAAGCACAGGCTTAAATGCTTGGGAAAATCCATTTCAGACATCTGACTGTCTTTGCAGACTTTGATTGGAAAGGCTGAAAACAGCACAAATGATCGCTTGTGTACCCCAATTCAGTTTCAAACTGAAGACGATAACCTCCTCGGCAGTGGCAATGATTTCCCTTTGGCCCCTTCAAATGAAGAAGACGACCCAAATACAACTTTGCttaagacactttttttctctctctctctctctctctctctctctctctctctctctctctcaggaCAAAAAGTCTTCACCCCGGCGCGCGTTTGGACAGCTGTGAGATGAGGACTGTTGTTGCTTCAGAGATCagattgatttttgttttttcttgccaTGGACTCTGCCCGCAGAAACGGCGGCGCCGGACACGTTTATCACATGGCCGCTGGTCTCTCAAAGCCCTAATCGGCCCCGCTAGATCAGATCACAGACTTTGACTGGTCGGCAAACACATCAGCGTCTGCCAGACGGGCTGTGAGACTTGATCCAAAGGCCGCTGGACCGCTCACCGGTCTAAGACTGCAGATGTGGGAGACCACCGGACAGAAAGAAGCTTCAAGGCTCATTTGTAGGCATGAAATATTCATTTGGGCCGACGAGTCGTCCAGTTGTCATATAACGGTTTGTAAGGCAAACATGAAAAAAGCCAATTATTTAACTGCCACATGgaagtcaaacaaaaaagtcaggCCACAGGGACCAATGTACGACCTCTCGccttatataaataaaatgactcGATAACACTCGTTTCATTCAACTCGCGTGGGCCGAAGAAGCTGAAAAAACCcccacaacaaacaaaaataaggtACACTGTTACTCATTTTcactacttgttttttttgtggacattCAATTCTGTTTGTACGATTCATAAGATACAATTCCGAACATTTCATAGACTTGCTAATAAGaacatattataaataaaatctattttgtcTGACTGCAGATGAGATTTCTCGTAATTGCTTTGATATTACTCATTCAAGGTACGTTTTTCCTGCTTATTTTTGTCTACTCAGTATTTGCTTTTTGTTAACTGAGAAAGTTTTCTCTCCTACTTGAAGCATGTGGGCCACTTTGGGCGCAGACGCCAGAGCCGGATCTACACGTCTCACCGGGAATCCTGGAAACACTGCTTGATAAAGCTCGGTATCGCCAATACACGCACACTTCCATACACTtcaacacgtacacacacacacacatgcacatgaatATACTTATGCACAAACATATGCAAACAATCACAGAAATGAGTCTACGAACGCACACAAAACTAACACGGGcacaaaaaagaacacacacacagaaatgaacacatgcaaacacacaaatgaaGAAACGCGTATGAAGACACACAAAGTttgtcacaaatgaaaaaacatgcgcacacaaaaacaaacactggcacacaaattatcaaaaaaaaaaaaacacacgacaCAAAAACAGGCACAGATTGGaacatgcaaacaaacacacgtcCTAGCATCACAAACtagagatagactgatatgtttgttttttttaaccgattattagtagtcaagaacGGCAATAACCGATATTCGTTTTTACTAAAAGAGACAACACCGGCAtcaaaacggaaaaaaatacaaactccagctcttatttttaagcatatgtttattgaacaacttttagggtttAAAGCGTACAAAACGTTCAGGGATctcccaggggcagtagcacgtcttcaaaagttaaataaaaacttaatagCTCCCCGTTGTAAAGTTTTCAAAATATCTAAATATctgaagtatatatatatatatatatatatatatatatatatatatttttttttttacctatctTAGTTTTAACTTTAAACAAAGGCAGATgttgcagagagttcccagggtcagcagcatctatGAAATGTAATAATTCGTTtcctgaagtttttttttctctctctcctgaACACTCTTTTATATGGATCCattatcggccgtatgattcttTAAAAAGACCGATGCCGATATTTATCCAAATTCttaatatcggcgccgataatcggtctatccctatcacaaacacacatgaaTGAACAAACGGACACAAatgaacacatacacacacaaacaaacacgcccacacatacacaaacaaacacacaccatTGCAAAACATGCACATATGAACACcaaaatacacacactcacatccaCGCAGTCCAAGCAACATGACATCTCGTGTAGATTCCTTGTCTTGTGCACATCCCCACACAGTGCGGCCCGACAGAACGCGGTGGTGGCAAGGGACATGGCGATCGGCATCGTGAGCGAGTATTACGACGAACACATCCAGCCGGTGGTGGACGACTACAGCCAATGGGCAGCCGGCGTCAGGGACTCGGCCAGGGAGAAGATCAGCCACTACTTGCCGTTCTTTGCCGCCAATTCGACTGACCAAGTGGCGACAACGGGAGCCATTTAAGAGCGTACTTGCCGACTGCCTTTTTGTTCTTGCGACAAAGTGCATTGTACATGCAGGCATCATTAAAGCAACGATATGTGCAACCCGTGTCCTTCAAAAACAGTGTGTGATTATGGTACATTCAACGCATGTGACACATGGAAACAAATTGGGGAGGCAAGTCAGTCCAGGCCAAAAGCACTAAATAGGCCGCTTCCACCTGCACTGCCTGGTTCGTGATGACTTTTTGATACAGTTCCACACTGTCAGAAGAAAAGCAAGAACTACGGTGGCCCTAAAGATCAAGAAGTCAAAAGAACTGCAAGTGCTTTGTCGCAATTGTTCTTTAcgtgtacagtaatttttttcccgAAGGAGTCACAAGGGCACCGTATTACGACGCAACAGTGAAGTCATGAAATATTCAGGTGGGTCGAGTGGCGTACCGCTCCACTGAGAATTGGAGATCATGGCTTTATAAAGCCAACAGTACCACATCGTCTGCTAGAAGAAGTGATgcaatactgaggccaccaacACAAACACCCTCAACAACTTGGTTGCGTCTACAAATTCTGCCTAGAAAGATTATGAAGAGAATCGTGACAAATGGCAGCCTTGGCAGAGTTGATGCCAACCAATCTCTGACATCGCTGGTACGGGCCTCCAACAGCCTCAGAACAGGGTCAAACttccaagtccacaaaacacatgtagactgttATGGGCCAACTCCCATGCACCCCTGAAGACCTTGCCaactccaactctcactggagcggttggcagcagagtgtgaagcggttgggatgaaaaccAGCACCTCTCAAAAGGGTGGCAATGAAACCCTCAACACCTTGGTTGCATCTACAAATTCTGCCGAGAAAgattatgaacagaatcgtGACAAATGGCAGCCTTGGCAGAGTCTATGCgaaccaaactctgacatcggcgGTACAAGGCTCAAACAGCCCCAGAACTCCCTGAGGGACAGGTTAAAAGTCTTCTCCAAGTCCACGAAACACACGTAGACCGTTTTGGGCGAACCCTTGAGAACCTTGCCAAccccaactctcactggagcggttcgcagtcGAGTGAGACCATAGTCCTCAGTCGCAAAAGAGTGGGAATGAAACCCTTCCttaagtggaggagttcaagtaccTTGGGGTCTTCACGATTGAGAAGGGGATGGAGCAGGAGATTGACAGGCAGATGGGTGCAGTGTCTGTCATGGTcaagagcagaggtgggcaatctcggtcctcgagggccggagtcctgcaggttttggaggtttctcacttccaacacaagctgattccaatcaacaggatcgttatcaggcttatgcagagcttgctgatgagctgatcatatatcagctgtgttggagaagggcaacatgcaaaacctgcaggactctggccctcgatgcccacctctggtcaagAGGGAGTTGGGCCGTagggcgaagctctcgatttaccgctTCATCTACGTTGCTACCTTAAGCTATGCTTTCACGagcgaaagaacaagatccaaGATCCAAGAGGCTAGAAGGAGAAGCTCGCTCAATCTTGGAGCGACTCAGAGTCAAGTCACTGCTTTTCCATGTTGAGAATAGCCAGCTGAGGCGGCTCGGGCATTTGGTCAAGCAGGATGTCTCCTGGACAACACCCTGGTGAGGTGTTCTGGGCACATCCCTGGTCTAGTTCACCATGTTTAGGAATTTGGCAGACATCCTTGAGCCATTATGGCTTTCCAGCGATTCTGGCGAGTACTCTCGAGTTTACACACCGCCGgtgcacctgacaatttgaGAGTAGACTAGACTTTACACCAGCAAggagcaggtctaagttgtggcgcaggcgTACCGTGATTATGGTGAATTTGATTGAGGTGTAGGCAAACAGATTGTGTGCGGTGGATGTTGCCGtatttcatttataaatatCTGATCTGTGATCACACTGGCCAACGTCATCCGCAAGCGGAGGTCTGCTGGCAGTTCTTTATAAACGTACTTTGTGTGCTTCAATCTTCTGCATGGACTCCAGCGAGTCAAAGACTGCACACGTCTTTCTTGCGctgattttaaagggaatgagtgCAAGTACAGCAGCGCAATCTGAACGGTCAGGATTGCCCCAAACAGAGGACGGAGAATCCACAGTCAAGTCTCCTTTCAGATGgaatgattttttccccctcacagCGCTATTTGTTTTACCTTTACCACCACTGACAGATTTCCACGAACCTTTGGCGTTAACGACGATGGGCCACGTTCAATTTGGGTGATAATCTTGCAAGAAAAGAATAATATTCTCATCTATGATTTACTTTGGCGTTAACCCAAATTAAAATTCTTGCAGGGTCGTTTGACAAAGAGGCAAAGTGATGCGTTTAAAAAACGACAAAGCGTCCCTTCGCAAACCTGTCGTGGACTCTGTGAAAGGTCAGCGAGGTGGCGTCTAGACTGGCGCTCGCGGCAGAAACGCTGATGGCGAGCGCCAGATAATCTAATCGCCGGGGAGTTTTACGAGCGAGCTGTAGATTAAGACATACGTGCGCAGCAACAGGCGCGCTATCAGGCGGGTCTCCGGGGGCGTTATGAATATACCGTACAGCAGATTCAGAACATCCAGGCACATTTCGCAAGACTCAATCGGGTTTTTCAAGCGAATTCCATGTACACTGGACTTTGTTTAGGtgatgtgtgcgtgcgtgcgtgtgtgtgtgtgtgtgtgtgccctttcctatgtgtgtgtgtgtgtgtcctgatCAGATGACGTGTGCTTGCAGTCCCCCCCTATATCATCTGGTCCAGATGTGAGCTCCCAGTTGCAGACGACTCACTTTCAGAGCAGACTGTCACTTCTGGGCTCCAGACGCAATCAATAGCAGGTAAAAGCCGtccttttttgctttgttttttcgCAATcgcattttacatttaaaaatagggtCAAATATGGGCACAAGATGTCATGAACGcgttttcttctcttttcagACATGAACACAAAATACGCCATCGCCCTGATCCTGGCTCTGCAGGGTAAGAAAAAGGCCTTTAGTAAAAGCTAGAAGACATAACATACGAGACAGAGCGGATATGGACATTTGATTCACTCTAAAATAaaccaactatgggtcaaaaatggaccgatcctctccTTGGCCAACTTTGAGTCACAAAATAGGTCTtttagcgtaaaacaactcataaatattgatcagatcctttacttgggtcaaaaatggggtcattttgcataaaataacccaaaaagttgggtcaaattgacccatggagtggatcggtccattttttgatccataatcgggttacttttgacccaactgtttttagagtgttggcATAATTGTGCTCTTTAGTATGGAACACACAAAAGCAAACTTTTTCAGTTGGTACTCAAATCAGAAGAGGATTTCAAGATAATAATATTTGGGGATACTGGCTTTCTAACGATTGACTTGTTTGAGTGCAACTTGCTTTGAGATCTTCTCGAAACATCCTGCTGCGTTTTCTCATGGCAGTCTCCATGAGCCTGTGCGAGATCCCCGCACCAGACCAGGAGCTTGTGGACAAATACAACGCCTTGAAGGGCACCTTCTACAAGCGTCTGATCAACGCTTACGCCAGGGTGcaggccgccgccgcccccaTGATTGAGAAATTTGGAGAGAGTCCTCAGGGCACGGTGGCCAAAGACTACATTGAGGATCTGCAGAACAACGCCGAGCTAAAAGCCATCGTCAAGGTTGGCAGGTGAGGACAAATTTGCAAACGCCACCATTTCACCTTTGCCCTTTTAGCGGCATGTGGAACTCATGCGCCTTGTCTACTGCGTAGCGGCCTGGCTGAAGAAGTGGGCCCCCTGGTGGACAAAGCCCGCCAATCCGTCCTGGGCCTGTACGGACAATACTTGCGCCCACATGTCGGCAACTACCTGAGCGACGCCATCGACCACATCAAGGTTCACCTGGACAAGTTCCTGCCTGCCGAGTAAAAAGCGACGTGGGCTTTTCCCAGAAGTCTGATGGAGACCGCGCAGCGCTTCAAGCATCAAGGAGCACCGAgccttgtttgctttttgttttgatcaACATCAGAAACTCGCCAACGCCGTCCACACTAAAATGTACTCAGCACGTGCAACATGTTTGTGTTTGGTACGCCAAAAGTAGTCCTCGTACGAgtgtgtatgtttgtatctgtgagtgtgtgcaataaaatgaacaggaaaaaaatatggcGGCTGGAAAGTGTTTTATGATTTGAGCACAACCCGATACTACGCTAACTGCAGTctaagaacatttttaaaacatttgtgctttttttggtTTGCTTTAAACAAACGCCAACAGTTATTAGCCATCAGTGTTAGCAACTCTCCACAAATTCATGAATTCAAGTATTAATTCTCCTTACTAAAATCCATGTTGCCGTCTCCCAGGACATTTTATATACTCATCAAGCAGCATCAAATTATATAATTAGAAACATAAACATTTCtaaatacataattaaataattaaggATGTTCGAAAACACTTTTCAGACaactgtataaataaaaaaaaaaaaaaaaaaagactagccAGACACAATTCAAAACATGCCATGTCTATGTAACAtcgctagcgctaatgctaaagtcaaagaagaatcccattcaaatgctaaccgaAAATTAGCATGGACtttggaaaatattttccttcaaataatgcaaatgctgtggaaacacagacacacaatgaagaaacacacattttcccaatgtgtgaaaaacgagcTACACCAATAGAGCTCAAATGCAACTTTCTATCTCATTAAGTGTGTAGTCCATGCATGTacagcaccacactgcccccaagaggccaacaAATGTAGGAACAGCCggcatttgttattattttttttatagaattgctattattttagcaTACAGCACAAAATACAGTCCCAGATTAGTCCACTAAGttccaagacttgtgaaaatgacAAGATAAATATAATAAAGAGCTAAAGGTAATGCAATGCTAATGCTTGAATGTGAAGAATGAAAACATAAGAGGCTTGGATTTCACATTACACTTATAAAGTCATTTTGcaccagcaatgcagtatagtggcagagagcaagagtggcatggctcaggtgatAGAGTGGCTGTCTGCCATCCTCAAGTTTGTACAGTCCAGTTTGTTCTTCAATACTTgagtaactttattttttatttttaataaactggtcAAAAACTCCGTAAATATCATTCTGTAACGATGAGCTtagtttgaaaaatgtcaatgatGAACTACCCACTAAACATCCGGCGTCCAATGGACCTCCAGATCACGTCCGTATCGCGTCGGCCGGTCGTATTTCGTATTTCTACGTCCATATGGTCGCCAAAATAGATGAACATATGACGATTAACCATGACCTTAATATGGACGTTGATATGACGTACCATACTCACCATGTTTGTACTTTGTACGTGAGCACAATAAAAGTATCACATATGCtgcattatttgtgtgtttggattttttttaggcaatgaaaaaattatatacgaatgtgtattttattgttattttgtggACTAAAAAGTTTCCGTTTCGATGCATATgtgttgtgtatatatatatatatatatatatataggctccACCCCTCTAGACTCTCGCATATGTGCATTCAGGAAGTGGTTCTGCTGATCTGCTCAAGGTATTTTCTTATAGCCACATTTATACTTCTTGTCTCAATGCTGCATTGTGATCTGTCGCTAGCATTATCAATAGCAGGAGGACCTGCTgagctccgttttttttttttaggctgggCGCTATGCTAGGTGTGCTATAGCTAGCCACGCACCGACGCTACCGGTCGGTGTTCGTTGCCACTGTTTACATGTTAGATACTTTGGTCAAGTAATGATTGACTTCATGATATGTTCTCCTTTTTCATATGTACGCTAAAGCAttgtgggaggaggagggcaaAGAAGTGGAGGGCAAAGAAGTGGAGGGCAAAGAAGTGGAGGGCTTGGTTGCCATCCATCTGGGTCCAACCATCCCATGGACACGTAGCAAAGCACACGTGTGGCTTTAAAACAATAAAGCAATTGTAACAAACTGGATTAGTACgctatgtatatttttattttgttattgagtaTTTTCATGCATGATTTCACACCATTTCCATTTTATATTTGTCACGAATCTACGTTGAAATGGCGCTGACGAAATGACGTCATCTGACATCTGACGTCTTTTCTACGTATTCCCATCACGACCACGTTTCTTCGTCGACTTGCTCGGTGGGTACGACCTGAACTGGTTGTTTTGTTGTGAGCTCCATTTTGAACTCGTTCACATAGTAGATGAACTTTCTCAACAATGATTGCTGTCAGTGAACCAACAACAGAAGATGTCAGTcacagtggcaacgtaagatggcttcCCTCTGGCCTCAGCCACGCGGGGGCGAGGCtcgggctgggcaataaatcgaattcattcgatacatcgtcatttgaaaaatcgaatcgttgaacattttctaaatcgtgaaatggaattttgtcttttggattgttcaaagctgttgttcttatgttgttaaatgtttttgtggcagaaagctggatgggtgctttacaagaACTAgcaactatgaatgttaagttgatgtccaaactcattttaaaccagtatacattattgttgtctgaacattttgcacaggaattttttttgaatagactaaaatggattaaaatcctaattgtcctgaatgtctgtaaaaatgGAGATTTGATTTTGGCTAACTAATTAATTGTTTGTCGGGTCCAGCGTCATTCCATGTCATGAACGCACCACGGCATTTATGTCAAAGTTATGAGACATTGACATTTTGGGAGCAGGCCAGGACATTACGGAACCAGTTGGTATGAAGTCAAGCAGAAGTGCGATGTCCACCGCATCACACGTAACAAGATCATCGCCACAATGTTATGATGACATTCCAAACAGCCCT is a window encoding:
- the apoc4 gene encoding apolipoprotein C-IV — translated: MRFLVIALILLIQACGPLWAQTPEPDLHVSPGILETLLDKARAARQNAVVARDMAIGIVSEYYDEHIQPVVDDYSQWAAGVRDSAREKISHYLPFFAANSTDQVATTGAI
- the apoa2 gene encoding apolipoprotein A-II yields the protein MYTGLCLVPPYIIWSRCELPVADDSLSEQTVTSGLQTQSIADMNTKYAIALILALQVSMSLCEIPAPDQELVDKYNALKGTFYKRLINAYARVQAAAAPMIEKFGESPQGTVAKDYIEDLQNNAELKAIVKVGSGLAEEVGPLVDKARQSVLGLYGQYLRPHVGNYLSDAIDHIKVHLDKFLPAE